A genomic stretch from Nocardia wallacei includes:
- the dusB gene encoding tRNA dihydrouridine synthase DusB produces the protein MQSVLQSKTHVRIGPYPVDPPVVLAPMAGITNLAFRRLCREFGSPTSLYVCEMITARAVVERDPKTMHMMSFGAGEYPRSMQLYGVDPATMAEAVRIIVGENLADHIDTNYGCPVPKVTRLGGGSALPYKRRLFGQIVHSMVAAAEPAGVPVTVKFRIGIDDDHITYLDAGRIAEAEGAAAVALHARTAAQRYSGSADWSAIARLKEAVTTIPVLGNGDIFSADDALRMMAETGCDGVVVGRGCLGRPWLFAELQAAMRGEQIPAGPTLGRVGEILYRHATLLADHDGEDKGLRDLRKHMAWYLMGFPVGAELRRRFATVSTLTELQDLIAALDPTAPFPKDAEGPRGRQGSPGKVSLPHGWLDDPEDAAVPTGADVLHSGG, from the coding sequence ATGCAGTCCGTCCTCCAGAGCAAGACACACGTGCGCATCGGCCCCTACCCGGTCGATCCGCCGGTCGTGCTGGCGCCGATGGCGGGTATCACGAATCTGGCGTTCCGGCGGCTGTGCCGCGAATTCGGCAGTCCCACCTCGCTTTACGTCTGCGAGATGATCACCGCGCGGGCCGTCGTCGAACGTGATCCGAAGACGATGCACATGATGTCGTTCGGCGCGGGCGAATACCCGCGGTCGATGCAGCTCTACGGCGTCGACCCCGCCACAATGGCCGAGGCCGTCCGGATCATCGTCGGTGAGAACCTCGCCGACCACATCGATACGAACTACGGCTGCCCGGTGCCCAAGGTGACCCGCCTCGGCGGCGGCTCCGCGCTGCCGTACAAGCGCCGGCTGTTCGGGCAGATCGTGCACAGCATGGTGGCCGCCGCCGAGCCCGCGGGCGTCCCGGTCACGGTGAAATTCCGCATCGGCATCGATGACGACCACATCACCTACCTCGACGCCGGGCGCATCGCGGAGGCCGAGGGCGCCGCGGCCGTCGCGCTGCACGCCCGCACCGCGGCCCAGCGCTATTCCGGCAGCGCCGACTGGTCGGCCATCGCCCGGCTCAAGGAGGCCGTCACCACGATCCCGGTGCTGGGCAACGGCGACATCTTCAGCGCCGATGACGCGCTGCGGATGATGGCCGAGACCGGGTGCGACGGCGTGGTCGTCGGACGCGGATGTCTGGGCCGCCCTTGGCTTTTCGCCGAACTGCAGGCGGCCATGCGCGGCGAGCAGATTCCGGCCGGGCCGACCCTGGGCCGCGTCGGCGAGATCCTCTACCGGCACGCCACCCTGCTGGCCGACCACGACGGCGAGGACAAGGGCCTGCGCGACCTGCGCAAGCACATGGCCTGGTACCTGATGGGCTTCCCGGTCGGCGCCGAACTGCGCCGCCGCTTCGCCACCGTCTCCACCCTCACCGAACTCCAGGATCTGATCGCCGCCCTCGACCCGACCGCCCCCTTCCCCAAGGACGCCGAGGGCCCCCGCGGCCGCCAGGGCTCCCCCGGCAAGGTCAGCCTCCCCCACGGCTGGCTCGACGACCCCGAGGACGCCGCGGTGCCCACCGGCGCCGACGTCCTGCACAGTGGCGGCTGA
- a CDS encoding (2,3-dihydroxybenzoyl)adenylate synthase: MTATPTRDDRDGFVPIPAEFADAYRAAGYWTGRPLGELLRDSARRWPQRPALHTADGARTYAALDADADRMAYGLAALGISPGDRVIVQLPNVPEFASVLFGLFRAGAVPVLTLPAHRRAEIEHLTELSGAVAYIVADQAADFDYRELAAEVAERVPSLRHVLVLGAAGPFTALNSVPRATGSLPVVDPGDIAVLLVSGGTTGLPKLIARTHNDYDYNARASAEICEFGPDDVYLASLPAAHNFPLACPGILGTLATGGSVAFIADPSPESAFAAIERYGVTVTAVVPPLAQLWCAATEWETADLSSLRLLQVGGAKLAEVNARDVEPALGTRLQQVFGMAEGLLNYTRLDDDIDLICTSQGRPLSPGDEVRVVDGEGNDVAPGAEGELLTRGPYTIRGYYRAPEHNARAFTPDGYYRSGDLVRVLPSGHLIVSGRIKDVINRGGENVSCDELEEHLLAHPAVRHAAAVGLPDPALGEKVCAVLVVEGDLPTLAEIKQFLTDRGLATYKLPDVLRRADTLPLTAVGKIDKKALRAQG; encoded by the coding sequence ATGACAGCGACACCCACCCGGGACGACCGCGACGGCTTCGTGCCGATCCCCGCCGAGTTCGCCGACGCCTACCGCGCGGCCGGGTACTGGACGGGCCGGCCGCTGGGCGAACTGCTGCGCGACTCGGCACGCCGATGGCCGCAGCGCCCCGCCCTGCACACCGCGGACGGCGCCCGCACCTACGCCGCACTGGACGCCGACGCCGACCGGATGGCGTACGGCCTCGCGGCGCTGGGCATTTCACCGGGCGACCGGGTGATCGTGCAACTGCCGAACGTGCCGGAATTCGCCTCGGTGCTGTTCGGGCTGTTTCGGGCGGGCGCCGTCCCGGTGCTGACGCTGCCCGCGCACCGTCGTGCCGAGATCGAGCATCTGACCGAGCTGTCCGGCGCCGTAGCGTACATCGTCGCCGACCAGGCGGCCGATTTCGACTACCGCGAACTGGCGGCCGAGGTCGCCGAGCGGGTGCCGTCGCTGCGCCACGTCCTGGTACTCGGCGCAGCCGGGCCGTTCACCGCGCTGAATTCCGTTCCGCGCGCGACCGGTTCGCTGCCCGTGGTGGATCCCGGCGATATCGCGGTGCTGCTGGTGTCCGGTGGCACCACCGGACTGCCCAAGCTGATCGCGCGCACCCACAACGACTACGACTACAACGCCCGCGCCTCCGCCGAGATCTGCGAGTTCGGCCCGGACGACGTCTACCTCGCGAGCCTGCCGGCAGCGCACAACTTTCCGCTGGCCTGCCCGGGCATCCTCGGCACCCTCGCCACCGGTGGTTCGGTCGCGTTCATCGCCGACCCGAGTCCGGAGAGCGCCTTCGCCGCGATCGAGCGGTACGGGGTGACGGTGACGGCCGTGGTGCCGCCGCTGGCCCAATTGTGGTGCGCGGCAACGGAATGGGAGACCGCCGACCTGTCGTCGCTGCGCCTGTTGCAGGTCGGCGGGGCGAAGCTGGCGGAGGTGAACGCCCGCGACGTGGAGCCCGCGCTGGGGACGCGGTTGCAGCAGGTGTTCGGCATGGCCGAGGGCCTGCTCAACTACACCCGCCTCGACGACGATATCGACCTGATCTGCACCAGCCAGGGGCGTCCGCTGTCGCCGGGTGACGAGGTCCGCGTCGTCGACGGGGAAGGCAACGACGTGGCCCCGGGCGCGGAGGGCGAGTTGCTCACCCGTGGTCCGTACACCATCCGAGGCTATTACCGTGCGCCGGAACACAATGCGCGCGCCTTCACCCCCGACGGCTACTACCGCAGCGGCGACCTGGTCCGAGTGCTGCCCAGCGGCCACCTGATCGTCTCCGGCCGGATCAAGGACGTCATCAACCGCGGCGGCGAGAACGTCTCCTGCGACGAGCTCGAGGAACACCTGCTCGCCCACCCGGCGGTCCGGCACGCGGCGGCCGTCGGCCTGCCCGATCCCGCGCTCGGCGAAAAGGTCTGTGCCGTACTGGTGGTCGAGGGCGATCTGCCCACCCTGGCCGAGATCAAGCAGTTCCTCACCGACCGCGGCCTGGCCACCTACAAGCTCCCCGACGTGCTACGCCGGGCCGACACGCTCCCCCTGACGGCCGTCGGCAAGATCGACAAGAAGGCCCTGCGCGCCCAGGGCTGA
- a CDS encoding polyprenol monophosphomannose synthase, which produces MPTYNERENLPVAVERLTALPVADLHILVVDDNSPDGTGEVADKLAAELPAVVGVLHRTEKDGLGRAYIAGITKALDEGADVVIQMDADLSHPAEVIPAMLEKLTFGAAGERPGVVLGSRYVPGGSTAAEWKWYRKALSAWANFYVNAILRLGVKDATAGFKAWQADTLRAIDVASIRSNGYSFQVEMNYRTVKQGIAIAEVPIRFEERTKGASKMSLKVQLESALMPWKLLLGRQV; this is translated from the coding sequence GTGCCGACCTACAACGAGCGGGAGAACCTGCCGGTGGCGGTGGAGCGGCTGACCGCGCTACCGGTCGCCGACCTGCACATCCTGGTCGTCGACGACAACTCGCCGGACGGCACGGGCGAGGTCGCCGACAAGCTGGCCGCCGAGCTGCCGGCCGTGGTGGGCGTGCTGCACCGCACCGAGAAGGACGGGCTCGGCCGCGCCTACATCGCCGGCATCACCAAGGCGCTCGACGAGGGCGCCGACGTCGTCATCCAGATGGACGCCGACCTGTCGCACCCGGCCGAGGTGATCCCGGCCATGCTGGAGAAGCTGACCTTCGGCGCGGCGGGCGAGCGCCCGGGCGTCGTGCTCGGCTCGCGCTACGTCCCGGGCGGATCCACCGCTGCGGAATGGAAGTGGTACCGCAAGGCGCTGTCGGCCTGGGCCAACTTCTACGTCAACGCCATCCTGCGGCTGGGCGTGAAGGACGCCACCGCCGGGTTCAAGGCCTGGCAGGCCGACACCCTGCGCGCCATCGACGTCGCCTCGATCCGCAGCAACGGCTACTCGTTCCAGGTCGAGATGAACTACCGCACGGTCAAGCAGGGCATCGCCATCGCTGAGGTGCCGATCCGGTTCGAGGAGCGCACCAAGGGCGCCTCCAAGATGAGCCTCAAGGTGCAGCTGGAATCGGCGCTGATGCCGTGGAAGCTGCTGCTCGGCCGTCAGGTCTGA
- a CDS encoding HAD-IB family hydrolase, translating into MSSMSVDEAVAAIGAGPRGPRIAAVFDFGGTVVHGFTPPSVLRRALRRRDSRRDPAAAMLDSIRGTRAEGEYERFLQRVMHGWAGHTEAELTELGEQLFRRTVYGHLYPEAWRLIRAHEAAGHTLVLASCLTRFQVAPAAAELGIEHVLCTAMAAQDGVLTGYVDGKPLWRNGKADRVRRFAATHELDLSDSYAYADAATDLPLLELVGRPHAVNPDPRMALEAGERDWPVLSFRPRRSAQASDVARTAAGFASLLGGALAGVAAKAPTRQRRAMADAMISCAAGATLRATGVRVRVTGAEHARDARPAVFIFNHQSQFDMVVLAQVLRSGFTGIVKQEITRNPVFGPLMRFAGATFIDRSDSAGTRAALAPVVETLRGGLSIVVAPEGTRSLTPRVGPFKKGAFHIARQAGVPIVPLVIRNAGEIAWRDSAIVHKGVVDVAVLAPIDVGEWDPREMDAEVERVRRLFVETLLDWPAPQENSTAVRQT; encoded by the coding sequence ATGAGTTCGATGTCGGTGGACGAGGCGGTGGCGGCGATCGGGGCGGGGCCGCGGGGGCCGCGGATCGCGGCGGTGTTCGACTTCGGTGGCACGGTGGTGCACGGGTTCACGCCGCCGTCGGTGCTGCGGCGGGCGCTGCGGCGGCGGGATTCGCGGCGGGATCCGGCGGCCGCCATGCTCGACAGCATCCGTGGCACGCGGGCCGAGGGTGAGTACGAGCGGTTCCTGCAGCGGGTGATGCACGGGTGGGCGGGGCACACCGAGGCCGAGCTCACCGAACTCGGCGAGCAGTTGTTCCGCCGGACCGTCTACGGGCACCTGTATCCGGAGGCGTGGCGGTTGATCCGCGCGCACGAGGCGGCCGGGCACACGCTGGTGCTGGCGAGCTGCCTGACCCGTTTCCAGGTCGCACCCGCCGCCGCCGAACTCGGCATCGAGCACGTGCTCTGCACGGCCATGGCCGCGCAGGACGGCGTGCTCACCGGGTACGTGGACGGCAAGCCGCTGTGGCGCAACGGCAAGGCCGACCGGGTGCGGCGGTTCGCGGCCACGCATGAGCTGGACCTGTCCGACAGCTACGCCTACGCCGACGCCGCCACCGACCTTCCGCTGCTGGAACTCGTGGGTCGCCCGCACGCGGTGAACCCCGACCCGCGCATGGCCCTCGAGGCGGGCGAGCGGGACTGGCCGGTGCTGAGCTTCCGCCCTCGGCGCTCGGCCCAGGCGAGCGATGTCGCCCGCACCGCAGCGGGTTTCGCGAGCCTGCTCGGCGGGGCGCTGGCGGGTGTGGCGGCCAAGGCGCCGACCCGGCAGCGGCGGGCGATGGCGGACGCCATGATCAGCTGTGCCGCCGGAGCGACGCTGCGCGCGACGGGGGTGCGGGTCCGGGTCACCGGCGCCGAGCACGCCCGCGACGCCCGTCCGGCGGTGTTCATCTTCAACCACCAGAGCCAGTTCGACATGGTGGTGCTGGCGCAGGTGCTGCGATCCGGTTTCACCGGCATCGTGAAGCAGGAGATCACCCGCAATCCGGTGTTCGGTCCGCTGATGCGGTTCGCGGGGGCGACCTTCATCGATCGCTCCGACAGCGCGGGGACGCGGGCGGCGCTGGCACCGGTCGTGGAGACGCTGCGCGGCGGCCTGTCGATCGTCGTCGCGCCGGAGGGCACGCGCTCGCTGACACCGCGGGTGGGCCCGTTCAAGAAGGGCGCGTTCCACATCGCGCGGCAGGCGGGGGTGCCGATCGTGCCGCTGGTGATCCGCAATGCGGGCGAGATCGCCTGGCGCGATTCGGCGATCGTGCACAAGGGTGTCGTGGATGTGGCGGTGCTCGCGCCGATCGATGTCGGCGAGTGGGATCCCCGCGAGATGGACGCCGAGGTCGAGCGCGTCCGCCGGCTGTTCGTCGAGACGCTGCTCGATTGGCCCGCGCCGCAGGAGAATTCGACGGCGGTGCGTCAGACCTGA
- a CDS encoding TetR/AcrR family transcriptional regulator — protein MARQQERARRTRAAIIRSAAVEFGKSGYAAASLNRILEGSRATKGAMYFHFDSKEDLARAVLDSAVERYRATTERWLTRTDLGALDVLHGMIDEIALRLENDIIIQAEFRLIIEPEFYRDVQAGGGRILGRATRLLAVRAVDQKQLRPESDVDRLTRTLAAALAGQRYIIDLLGGGIDLRSRFTEALEVIVESMATPEWLDEFRRVGWRASARLEDLNLSL, from the coding sequence ATGGCACGGCAGCAAGAGCGGGCCCGCCGGACACGTGCGGCGATCATCAGGTCCGCGGCCGTTGAGTTCGGGAAGAGCGGTTATGCCGCGGCATCACTCAACCGCATATTGGAAGGGTCGCGCGCCACCAAGGGCGCCATGTACTTCCACTTCGACTCCAAGGAGGATCTGGCGCGCGCGGTATTGGACTCCGCGGTCGAGCGCTATCGCGCCACCACCGAAAGATGGCTCACCCGAACCGATCTCGGCGCGCTGGACGTGCTGCACGGGATGATCGACGAGATCGCCCTGCGGCTCGAGAACGACATCATCATCCAGGCCGAGTTCCGGCTCATCATCGAGCCCGAGTTCTATCGTGACGTCCAGGCCGGCGGCGGCCGCATTCTCGGCCGGGCCACCCGGCTGCTCGCGGTGCGCGCGGTCGACCAGAAGCAGCTGCGCCCGGAATCGGACGTGGACCGCCTCACCCGCACCCTCGCCGCCGCGCTGGCCGGCCAGCGCTACATCATCGACCTGCTCGGCGGCGGGATCGATCTGCGGTCGCGATTCACCGAGGCGCTGGAGGTGATCGTCGAATCCATGGCCACCCCCGAGTGGCTCGACGAGTTCCGGCGCGTCGGCTGGCGCGCGTCCGCTCGGCTGGAGGACCTCAACCTGAGCCTCTGA
- a CDS encoding glycerol-3-phosphate 1-O-acyltransferase: protein MIDDHADAPPATTFDTVPRSVVALVDATSPTERELIGGWLAEGGIAAEFGVEAPVTQLDLDAAAVAARLVDRRDDPLVVPVRVVWLPPERDGVRRTTFADLATLADPRRPHRLLQRRLVAKTPDRHLVLTGQPARLSELRANNAAVAGSAEPFARAVVRAGIVALERAERGVIGDRYKVPRLVAEEILDTPEFLRRLDAIALHTGSTSREVYRRAEKALKELVAAQSRLVSDLFTQAMRPVHASTWKVDCEPSGLAGLRRLNRSHPLVFLPSHRSYVDAFVLGDALARNDFPPNHVIGGANLRFWPIGPIARRTGTVFIRRSFGDDEVYKAVVEEYFAYLLTKRFNLEWYFEGGRTRTGKLRPPRYGLLNYLAAAIRSRRVEDVMLVPVSITYERLNELGAIATEQSGGAKKPEGLTWLARYVRSQQHSAGHVYLRFGEPLSARERLAAHGDPLVPDPGFGAPENEEARGQERKAVQRLAFEIAVGINAVTPITVNALVTLALLGVHERALTLGEVRRVLEPVRGYIQRRGLPSGELDTLSADHALAVVLEQLSLARVVTVYRGGLEPVYSIEAGAHLEAAFYRNSAVHWFVNRAILELAILAAVEAPEGEQLRAGWDTAFRLRDLLKFEFFFPERAEFAAQMTAEMELVDEDWHDRTADGTVGTDILAELTESGFVMAHRVLRSFLDAQLVVADRLAARDGTESPDRKRFIDECLAVGRQMLLQQRLHSPESVSSELFTTALKLADNYGLLDAATDPAAAADLRNRRRAFADELRLIGARIARAAALDPSNRLEMP from the coding sequence ATGATCGACGATCACGCCGACGCACCGCCGGCGACCACCTTCGACACCGTGCCGCGGTCGGTGGTCGCCCTGGTGGATGCCACCTCGCCGACCGAGCGAGAGCTGATCGGCGGCTGGCTGGCCGAGGGCGGCATCGCCGCGGAGTTCGGCGTCGAGGCGCCGGTGACACAGCTGGACCTGGACGCGGCGGCCGTCGCGGCCCGGCTGGTCGATCGGCGCGACGACCCGCTCGTGGTGCCGGTGCGGGTGGTATGGCTGCCGCCGGAGCGAGACGGCGTGCGCCGCACCACCTTCGCGGATCTGGCAACCCTCGCCGATCCGCGCCGACCACATCGGCTGCTGCAGCGCCGCCTGGTCGCCAAGACCCCGGACCGGCACCTCGTACTCACCGGGCAGCCCGCCCGGCTGAGCGAGTTGCGCGCCAACAACGCGGCCGTCGCGGGCAGCGCCGAGCCGTTCGCGCGGGCGGTCGTACGCGCCGGCATCGTGGCGCTGGAGCGGGCCGAACGCGGGGTGATCGGTGACCGGTACAAGGTGCCGCGGCTGGTCGCGGAGGAGATTCTGGACACCCCGGAATTCCTGCGTCGCCTCGACGCCATCGCCCTGCACACCGGCAGTACCTCGCGCGAGGTGTACCGGCGCGCGGAGAAGGCACTGAAAGAACTTGTCGCGGCGCAGAGTCGGCTGGTCTCGGACCTGTTCACCCAGGCGATGCGGCCCGTGCACGCCTCCACCTGGAAGGTGGACTGCGAGCCGTCCGGGCTGGCGGGCCTGCGCCGGCTCAATCGCAGCCATCCGCTGGTCTTCCTGCCCTCACACCGCTCCTATGTCGACGCCTTCGTGCTCGGTGACGCGCTGGCGCGCAACGACTTCCCGCCGAACCACGTGATCGGCGGCGCGAATCTGCGGTTCTGGCCGATCGGCCCGATCGCGCGGCGCACGGGCACCGTGTTCATCCGCCGCAGCTTCGGCGACGACGAGGTCTACAAGGCCGTGGTCGAGGAATACTTCGCGTATCTGCTGACCAAGCGGTTCAACCTGGAGTGGTATTTCGAGGGCGGCCGCACCCGCACCGGCAAGCTGCGCCCGCCACGCTACGGGTTGCTGAACTACCTCGCGGCGGCGATCCGTTCGCGTCGCGTCGAGGATGTGATGCTGGTGCCGGTGTCGATCACCTACGAACGGCTCAACGAGCTGGGCGCGATCGCCACCGAGCAGTCCGGCGGCGCGAAGAAGCCGGAGGGGCTGACCTGGCTCGCCCGCTACGTCCGCAGCCAGCAGCATTCGGCGGGGCACGTGTATCTGCGCTTCGGCGAACCGCTCTCGGCACGCGAACGGCTCGCCGCGCACGGTGATCCGCTGGTCCCCGATCCCGGTTTCGGCGCGCCGGAGAACGAGGAGGCCCGGGGTCAGGAGCGAAAGGCCGTGCAGCGGCTGGCTTTCGAGATCGCGGTCGGGATCAACGCGGTCACTCCGATCACCGTCAACGCGCTGGTCACCCTCGCGCTGCTGGGTGTGCACGAGCGCGCGCTCACCCTCGGCGAGGTGCGCCGGGTGCTCGAACCGGTGCGCGGCTACATCCAGCGCCGGGGCCTGCCCAGCGGCGAACTCGACACGCTGAGTGCGGATCACGCGCTGGCGGTGGTGCTCGAACAGCTGTCGCTGGCGCGGGTGGTGACGGTGTATCGCGGCGGGCTGGAACCGGTGTACTCGATCGAGGCGGGCGCCCACCTGGAGGCGGCGTTCTATCGCAACAGCGCCGTGCACTGGTTCGTCAACCGCGCCATTCTCGAGCTGGCCATCCTCGCGGCGGTGGAGGCGCCTGAGGGCGAGCAGCTGCGAGCGGGCTGGGACACCGCCTTCCGGCTACGCGACCTGCTGAAGTTCGAATTCTTCTTTCCCGAGCGCGCGGAGTTCGCGGCGCAGATGACGGCGGAAATGGAATTGGTGGACGAGGATTGGCACGACCGGACCGCCGACGGCACGGTCGGCACCGACATCCTCGCCGAACTGACCGAGTCGGGTTTCGTGATGGCGCACCGCGTGCTGCGCTCGTTCCTCGACGCCCAGCTGGTGGTGGCGGACCGGCTGGCGGCCCGCGACGGCACCGAGTCTCCCGACCGCAAGCGGTTCATCGACGAGTGCCTCGCCGTCGGCCGCCAGATGCTCCTGCAGCAGCGGCTGCACAGTCCCGAGTCGGTCTCGTCCGAATTGTTCACCACCGCACTCAAACTCGCCGACAACTACGGCCTGCTGGACGCGGCCACCGATCCGGCCGCCGCCGCCGACCTACGGAACCGCCGCCGAGCCTTCGCCGACGAGCTGCGCCTGATCGGCGCCCGCATCGCCCGAGCCGCAGCCCTGGACCCATCGAACCGGCTGGAGATGCCATGA
- a CDS encoding salicylate synthase, with protein sequence MGYGDGPGATSTAARRGEQVTDPAAAVAALAGADRFGEYVVYERPGEWVFAADPIGSVELDAGELRVGWDGRATAAAWTGRPAEVIDRALSALPLAGRNAYGWIGFEFCAWALDATAHLPERTSLAHLMIPRIEVCIDASGVRVAGATPGETADIHELIAASQGTALPRPRPADITIDPTAYRDRVAEAIAEIRNGDYQKVILSRKVDLPFPVDVPATYRLGRAHNTPARSFLLRLGGLEAAGFSPELVAAVDRDRVVTTEPLAGTRAFGRGADADRAARADLVADPKEIVEHAISVQTSFAEIAAVAEPGSTAVSDFMAVRERGSVQHLASTVRGQLDVGRTSWDALETLFPSVTASGIPKRAGVDAVFRLDHDPRGLYSGAVVVVSPTGALEATLVLRAVYQTTEGAWLRAGAGIVGQSEPAREFEETCEKLGSIAPYVVEA encoded by the coding sequence ATCGGGTATGGGGATGGTCCGGGGGCGACGTCGACGGCGGCACGCCGGGGCGAGCAGGTGACCGACCCCGCCGCGGCGGTGGCGGCACTGGCCGGCGCCGATCGTTTCGGCGAATACGTCGTGTACGAACGGCCGGGTGAGTGGGTGTTCGCGGCCGACCCGATCGGCAGCGTCGAACTCGATGCCGGTGAACTGCGGGTCGGCTGGGACGGGCGGGCCACGGCGGCCGCCTGGACGGGCCGTCCGGCGGAGGTCATCGATCGCGCGCTGTCCGCTCTGCCCCTGGCGGGGCGGAACGCCTACGGCTGGATCGGTTTCGAGTTCTGCGCCTGGGCGCTGGATGCCACCGCGCACCTGCCGGAGCGAACCTCACTGGCGCACTTGATGATTCCGCGCATCGAGGTCTGCATCGATGCCTCGGGTGTGCGGGTCGCCGGTGCCACGCCGGGCGAGACGGCCGATATCCACGAGCTGATCGCGGCGTCGCAGGGTACCGCGCTGCCGCGGCCGCGCCCGGCGGACATCACCATCGACCCGACCGCCTACCGCGACCGGGTGGCCGAGGCGATCGCGGAGATCCGAAACGGCGACTACCAGAAGGTGATCCTGTCGCGGAAGGTCGACCTGCCGTTCCCGGTGGACGTACCGGCCACCTACCGGCTCGGCCGCGCGCACAACACCCCGGCGCGCTCGTTCCTGCTGCGGCTGGGCGGGCTGGAGGCCGCGGGGTTCAGTCCCGAACTGGTGGCCGCCGTGGACCGCGACCGGGTGGTGACCACCGAGCCGCTGGCCGGGACGCGGGCGTTCGGGCGCGGCGCGGACGCGGACCGGGCCGCGCGCGCGGATCTGGTCGCCGATCCCAAAGAGATTGTGGAGCACGCGATTTCGGTGCAGACGTCGTTCGCCGAGATCGCCGCGGTGGCCGAGCCGGGCAGCACGGCGGTGTCGGACTTCATGGCGGTGCGCGAGCGCGGCAGTGTGCAGCACCTGGCCTCGACCGTACGCGGACAGCTGGACGTGGGCCGCACCTCCTGGGACGCGCTCGAGACCCTGTTTCCGTCCGTGACGGCCTCCGGCATCCCGAAACGGGCCGGTGTCGACGCGGTGTTCCGGCTCGATCACGACCCGCGCGGACTGTATTCCGGTGCGGTGGTGGTGGTTTCGCCGACCGGCGCGTTGGAGGCCACCCTGGTGCTGCGTGCGGTCTACCAGACCACCGAGGGCGCCTGGTTGCGCGCCGGGGCGGGAATCGTCGGCCAGTCCGAGCCCGCTCGCGAATTCGAGGAGACCTGCGAGAAGCTCGGCAGCATCGCGCCCTACGTGGTCGAGGCCTGA
- a CDS encoding acyl-ACP desaturase: protein MARDLTQLELLTELEPVAEQNVNRHLSMAKEWHPHDYVPWDDGRNFAALGGVDWDPSQSKLGEVAKAAMITNLLTEDNLPSYHREIAENFSQDGAWGTWVGRWTAEENRHGIVMRDYLVVTRGVDPVALEEARMIHMTNGFASPAEADAGFLHSVAYVTFQELATRVSHRNTGKVCDDPIADRMLQRVAADENLHMIFYRNMCGAALDLSPDQALEAITLILENFQMPGAGMPNFRRNGVLMAKHGIYDLRQHLEEVVQPVLKKWKIFERTDFTARGEQTRERLGLFLEKLAGDVVKFEEQRDRMLAREAAKRERQLATTSVG from the coding sequence ATGGCAAGGGATCTGACTCAACTCGAACTACTGACAGAGTTGGAGCCGGTTGCCGAGCAGAACGTCAACCGCCACCTGTCGATGGCCAAGGAATGGCATCCGCACGACTACGTGCCTTGGGACGACGGCCGTAACTTCGCCGCGCTGGGGGGCGTGGATTGGGACCCGTCGCAGTCGAAGCTCGGTGAGGTCGCCAAGGCGGCCATGATCACGAACCTGCTCACCGAGGACAACCTGCCCTCCTACCACCGAGAGATCGCCGAGAACTTCTCCCAGGACGGCGCCTGGGGCACCTGGGTCGGTCGCTGGACCGCCGAGGAGAACCGCCACGGCATCGTCATGCGGGACTACCTGGTCGTCACCCGCGGCGTGGACCCGGTCGCGCTCGAAGAGGCGCGAATGATCCACATGACCAACGGTTTCGCCTCGCCCGCCGAGGCCGACGCCGGCTTCCTGCACTCGGTCGCGTACGTGACGTTCCAGGAGCTGGCCACCCGCGTCAGCCACCGCAACACGGGCAAGGTCTGCGACGACCCCATCGCCGACCGCATGCTGCAGCGCGTCGCCGCCGACGAGAACCTGCACATGATCTTCTACCGCAACATGTGCGGCGCGGCTCTGGACCTGTCGCCCGACCAGGCGCTGGAGGCAATCACGCTGATCCTGGAGAACTTCCAGATGCCCGGCGCGGGCATGCCCAACTTCCGCCGCAACGGCGTGCTGATGGCCAAGCACGGCATCTACGACCTGCGCCAGCACCTGGAAGAGGTGGTGCAGCCGGTGCTCAAGAAGTGGAAGATCTTCGAGCGCACCGATTTCACCGCCCGCGGCGAGCAGACCCGCGAGCGGCTCGGCCTGTTCCTGGAGAAGCTGGCCGGTGACGTCGTGAAGTTCGAGGAACAGCGCGACCGCATGCTGGCCCGCGAGGCCGCCAAGCGCGAACGCCAGCTGGCCACCACCTCCGTCGGCTGA